In Hymenobacter gelipurpurascens, one DNA window encodes the following:
- a CDS encoding SDR family NAD(P)-dependent oxidoreductase, with amino-acid sequence MEKHLTGKTALVTGAGSGIGKAIALLYAQLGASVMVSDIDEAKGRQVAQEITQSGGQARFYRTDVSDPAQCEALVQETIAAFGQLDMACNNAGIGGELNPVGEYSLEGWKKVIDINLNSVFFCLKYELAVMKTGGSIINMASILGQVGTPHSAAYVAAKHGVVGLTQAAALEYAPQGIRINAVGPAYIDTPLLGGLPPEQKQQLVALHPLGRLGRSEEVAELVIWLSSDKASFVTGSYYPVDGGYLAR; translated from the coding sequence ATGGAAAAGCATCTCACGGGTAAAACAGCGCTGGTGACGGGGGCCGGCTCCGGAATTGGCAAAGCCATTGCGCTCCTCTATGCGCAACTGGGAGCCAGCGTGATGGTATCGGATATCGACGAAGCGAAGGGGCGGCAGGTAGCACAAGAAATAACTCAGTCGGGCGGACAGGCCCGGTTCTACCGCACCGATGTCAGCGACCCAGCCCAGTGCGAGGCGCTGGTGCAGGAAACCATAGCGGCTTTCGGCCAGCTGGATATGGCCTGCAACAACGCAGGCATTGGCGGCGAGTTGAACCCCGTAGGCGAGTACAGCCTGGAAGGATGGAAGAAGGTAATTGACATCAACCTGAACAGCGTATTCTTCTGCCTCAAGTATGAGCTGGCGGTTATGAAGACCGGTGGCAGTATTATCAATATGGCGTCTATTCTAGGCCAGGTAGGCACTCCGCACTCGGCGGCCTATGTAGCGGCAAAGCACGGCGTAGTGGGTCTCACGCAGGCTGCTGCTCTAGAATATGCGCCCCAAGGCATCCGCATCAATGCGGTTGGGCCAGCCTACATCGATACACCGTTGCTTGGCGGACTGCCTCCTGAGCAGAAGCAGCAATTGGTGGCTTTGCACCCCCTCGGCCGCTTAGGTCGCTCGGAGGAGGTAGCAGAACTCGTCATTTGGCTCAGCTCCGATAAAGCATCGTTCGTAACGGGCTCCTATTACCCTGTAGATGGCGGCTACCTAGCCAGGTAG
- a CDS encoding M23 family metallopeptidase, whose translation MLHTFFKAQPRLLSLTLPFLLLLGLQPVSCGGQEPDSSAKPKPASTTPPDAVPAVPKGYFLFPIKPGQPNYLAASMGELRPNHFHGGLDIKTDGRVDLPVYASADGYVSRLKQSSFGYGNVLYITHPNGLTTVYGHLNHFRGPVAEELRRQQYEKQTYELELFFKPDQFPVKRGEVVALSGNTGGSAGPHVHWEVRTAQDHQLNPLQWGGFPEIQDHVAPILQAFAVEPLSIDARVEGKFGKQVFVPKGAALPNGGGYVWADTIPGYGTVGLLLQGFDRFDVVWNKYGFQKVDVLVNGQPLYSHVVDDIPFPEGARQINRHTDYEWRFMNGRLMEKLFVDDGNDLSIYTTGPSKGRLRVEDGKLYNVEVRMADSYGNMTPLRFVLRGQQPAYTKTRSAAVKTPALRYDVSRNLLVATVADPDTAAVGGNLTLYKGDRRLTLKPSYTQQSQNVYLYDLRAGRPDSMQFGSITKLFDRQALIPSGQDFSFATATMNLGFKPKTLFDTLYVQTSYKAGLWTVHMPRTPLYETLRLTLKPETEVTDKVRSAIYGVTAKGGKAYVGGKWDGNTISANIKTFGQFRILTDTIAPSARLISKGAAGLVFKVGDDLSGLASYKLEVNGQFRLLRFEHKNSTLFTERDDKLGPALRGPATLHITDQAGNEKTLSFTL comes from the coding sequence ATGCTGCATACTTTTTTCAAGGCTCAGCCGCGGCTACTGAGCCTGACATTGCCTTTCCTGCTCCTGCTAGGCCTCCAGCCCGTTTCCTGCGGCGGCCAGGAGCCTGATTCTTCGGCCAAGCCGAAACCGGCCTCCACTACTCCGCCCGATGCCGTTCCGGCAGTACCAAAGGGCTATTTTCTGTTCCCCATCAAGCCTGGCCAGCCCAACTACTTGGCCGCCAGTATGGGCGAGCTACGCCCCAACCACTTCCACGGCGGCCTCGATATCAAGACCGATGGCCGCGTAGATTTGCCAGTGTATGCCTCGGCCGATGGCTACGTGTCGCGCCTGAAGCAGAGCAGCTTTGGCTACGGCAACGTGCTCTACATCACACACCCCAACGGCCTGACGACTGTTTACGGCCACCTAAACCACTTCCGGGGGCCGGTAGCGGAGGAGCTGCGGCGCCAGCAGTATGAGAAGCAGACCTACGAGCTGGAGCTGTTTTTCAAGCCCGACCAGTTTCCGGTAAAGCGCGGCGAAGTGGTGGCCTTATCCGGTAACACGGGTGGCTCGGCGGGCCCGCACGTGCACTGGGAGGTACGCACCGCCCAAGACCACCAGCTGAACCCGCTGCAGTGGGGCGGCTTCCCGGAAATCCAGGACCATGTGGCGCCAATTCTACAGGCGTTTGCCGTAGAGCCGCTCAGCATTGATGCTCGCGTAGAAGGCAAATTTGGCAAGCAGGTTTTTGTGCCGAAGGGCGCGGCACTGCCCAACGGCGGCGGTTACGTGTGGGCCGATACGATACCGGGCTATGGCACCGTTGGCCTGTTGCTGCAGGGCTTTGATCGGTTTGATGTGGTCTGGAACAAGTACGGCTTCCAGAAAGTGGATGTGCTCGTGAATGGGCAACCGCTGTACTCGCACGTTGTCGATGACATTCCGTTTCCGGAGGGTGCCCGCCAGATCAACCGCCACACCGATTATGAGTGGCGCTTTATGAACGGCCGTCTCATGGAAAAGCTCTTCGTGGACGACGGCAACGACCTGAGCATCTATACCACTGGCCCCTCGAAAGGCCGACTACGTGTGGAGGATGGCAAACTCTACAACGTGGAAGTCAGGATGGCGGACTCCTACGGCAACATGACGCCCTTGCGTTTTGTGCTGCGCGGCCAGCAACCGGCCTACACCAAAACTCGCTCGGCGGCCGTGAAAACGCCAGCCCTGCGCTACGATGTGAGCCGCAACCTCCTGGTAGCCACCGTGGCTGACCCAGACACGGCCGCCGTGGGCGGCAACCTGACGCTGTACAAGGGTGACCGTCGCCTTACGCTCAAGCCCAGCTACACCCAGCAAAGCCAGAACGTGTACCTCTACGATCTTCGCGCCGGCCGGCCCGACTCCATGCAGTTTGGCAGCATCACCAAACTGTTTGATCGGCAAGCGCTGATTCCTTCGGGCCAAGACTTCAGCTTTGCCACCGCCACCATGAACCTGGGTTTCAAGCCCAAAACGCTTTTCGACACGCTCTATGTCCAGACGAGCTACAAGGCTGGCCTCTGGACGGTGCATATGCCCCGCACGCCGCTCTACGAAACATTGCGTCTCACGCTCAAGCCCGAAACGGAAGTGACCGACAAGGTGCGCTCGGCTATTTATGGCGTAACTGCCAAAGGTGGCAAGGCCTACGTAGGCGGCAAATGGGACGGCAACACCATCTCGGCCAACATCAAAACCTTCGGCCAGTTCCGCATTCTCACGGATACCATTGCGCCCTCTGCCCGCCTGATCAGCAAGGGCGCGGCAGGCCTTGTATTCAAAGTCGGCGACGACCTTTCGGGCTTGGCCAGCTATAAGCTAGAGGTGAACGGACAGTTCCGGTTGCTTCGGTTTGAGCACAAAAACTCCACGCTGTTCACGGAGCGCGACGACAAGCTTGGCCCCGCCTTGCGCGGCCCCGCCACCCTGCACATTACCGACCAAGCAGGCAACGAAAAAACCCTCAGCTTCACGCTGTAG
- a CDS encoding fumarylacetoacetate hydrolase family protein codes for MKILCIGRNYAEHIAELQNETPDAPVIFAKPDTALLQRNQPFFIPDFSQDIHHEIELVLRICKNGKNIEEKFAPTYFDAIGLGIDFTARDLQSKLKSKGLPWELAKGFDGSAPISQEFKPVADFPDLKNINFRLEVNGEVRQQGNSGLMLHDFNKIISYISQFITLKMGDLIFTGTPSGVGQVKVGDQLTGYLENEKLLDLAVK; via the coding sequence ATGAAAATCCTCTGCATCGGCCGCAACTACGCCGAACATATTGCCGAACTCCAAAACGAAACGCCCGACGCCCCCGTCATTTTTGCCAAGCCCGATACCGCGCTGCTGCAGCGCAACCAGCCCTTCTTCATCCCCGATTTCTCTCAGGATATTCACCACGAGATTGAGCTGGTGCTGCGCATCTGCAAAAACGGCAAGAACATCGAGGAGAAGTTTGCGCCTACCTATTTCGACGCCATAGGCCTAGGCATTGATTTCACGGCCCGCGACCTGCAAAGCAAGCTGAAGAGCAAAGGTTTGCCCTGGGAGCTGGCCAAAGGCTTCGATGGCTCCGCTCCTATTTCCCAGGAATTTAAGCCCGTGGCTGATTTTCCGGATCTGAAGAACATCAACTTTCGGCTGGAAGTGAACGGCGAAGTGCGCCAGCAGGGCAACTCGGGCCTGATGCTCCATGATTTCAACAAAATCATCAGCTACATCTCCCAATTCATCACCCTGAAAATGGGCGACCTGATATTTACCGGCACGCCCAGCGGCGTAGGCCAGGTGAAAGTAGGCGACCAGCTCACCGGCTACCTCGAAAACGAAAAGCTGCTGGATCTGGCCGTGAAGTAA
- a CDS encoding M48 family metallopeptidase, protein MLKKIALASCLFMAAACSTVPITGRRQLSLVSDAEMNTMAATEYQKVLASSRLSTNSTQTAMVRRVGQRIQQAVEMYFRQQNQQAQLDGYAWEFNLIEDKQQNAWCMPGGKVAVYTGILPITQDETGLAVVMGHEIAHAVAKHSSERMSQQMAAQGLGSVASAAVGQTPSATQNVFLQAVGVGSSLGLLKYGRSQESEADHLGLIFMAMAGYNPDDAVAFWQRMESQASSGGTPEFLSTHPSSGTRIADIQRELPQARTFYKGR, encoded by the coding sequence ATGCTCAAGAAGATTGCCTTAGCCAGTTGCCTGTTTATGGCCGCCGCCTGCTCCACTGTTCCTATCACGGGCCGCCGCCAGCTTAGCCTGGTTTCTGATGCGGAGATGAACACCATGGCCGCCACCGAATACCAGAAAGTCCTGGCGTCCAGCCGGCTCTCCACCAACTCTACTCAAACGGCTATGGTGCGCCGCGTAGGCCAGCGCATTCAGCAAGCCGTAGAAATGTATTTCCGCCAGCAAAACCAGCAGGCCCAGCTGGATGGCTACGCCTGGGAGTTTAACCTCATTGAAGACAAGCAGCAGAATGCCTGGTGCATGCCTGGCGGCAAGGTAGCCGTGTATACCGGCATTCTGCCCATCACGCAGGATGAAACCGGCCTGGCCGTAGTAATGGGCCACGAAATTGCGCACGCCGTAGCCAAGCACAGCTCGGAGCGCATGAGCCAGCAAATGGCTGCGCAGGGGCTGGGCTCGGTAGCTTCCGCTGCTGTAGGCCAGACGCCTTCTGCCACGCAAAACGTGTTCTTGCAGGCGGTGGGAGTAGGTTCTTCGCTAGGCCTCTTGAAATACGGGCGCAGCCAGGAATCGGAAGCCGACCACTTGGGGCTTATCTTTATGGCCATGGCGGGCTACAACCCCGATGATGCTGTCGCGTTCTGGCAGCGCATGGAGTCGCAGGCCAGTTCCGGTGGCACCCCCGAGTTTCTTTCTACTCACCCCTCCAGCGGCACGCGCATCGCGGATATCCAGCGTGAGCTGCCCCAAGCCCGTACGTTCTATAAGGGCCGCTAA